In Capsicum annuum cultivar UCD-10X-F1 chromosome 7, UCD10Xv1.1, whole genome shotgun sequence, one genomic interval encodes:
- the LOC107876705 gene encoding cleavage and polyadenylation specificity factor subunit 3-I: MFMVDIAGVRVLYTGDYSREEDRHLRAAEIPQFSPDICIIESTYGVELHMPRQIREKLFTDVIHSTLMQGGRVLIPAFALGRAQELLLILDEYWSNHPELSNFPIYYASPLARKCMAVYQTYINSMNERIRNQFASSNPFNFKHISSLNSIEDFIDNKPCVVMASPGSLQSGLSRQLFDKWCFDKKNACVIPGYVVEGTLAKTIINEPKEVTLTNGLSAPLNMQVHYISFSAHADYAQTSTFLKELMPPNIILVHGEANEMGRLKQKLTSLFADGNTKIITPKNCQSVEMHFNSEKMVKTIGKLAEKTPEVGDIVSGLLVKKDFTYQIMAPDDLHVFSQLSTANITQRITIPYSGAFAVIQHRLKQIYESVESSTDEESGVPTLRVHERVTVKQESENHLSVHWTADPISDMVSDSVMALVLNASREMPRVLLVSETSINEQEDAKKAEKIVYALLLSLFGDVKFGDDGKLVINVDGNVAHLDKQTGDVECENGSLKERVRTAYRRIRSAVKPIPLSAS, encoded by the coding sequence ATGTTTATGGTTGACATTGCTGGTGTTCGAGTTCTTTATACAGGAGACTATTCCCGTGAAGAAGACAGGCATCTCCGCGCGGCCGAGATCCCACAATTTTCTCCAGATATTTGCATTATAGAATCAACTTATGGTGTTGAACTCCATATGCCACGTCAGATAAGAGAGAAGCTTTTCACTGATGTCATACATTCAACATTGATGCAAGGGGGTCGGGTGTTGATTCCTGCTTTCGCCTTGGGACGTGCACAGGAACTTCTCCTTATCCTGGACGAATATTGGTCTAACCATCCTGAACTATCCAACTTCCCCATATATTATGCTTCTCCACTTGCAAGAAAATGCATGGCTGTCTATCAGACTTATATCAATTCCATGAATGAAAGGATCCGTAATCAGTTCGCCAGCTCAAATCCCtttaatttcaaacatatatCTTCCCTGAACAGTATTGAGGACTTTATAGACAACAAGCCATGTGTGGTGATGGCAAGTCCAGGTAGTCTTCAAAGTGGTTTGTCAAGGCAATTGTTCGATAAATGGTGCTTTGACAAGAAAAATGCCTGTGTTATACCTGGGTATGTAGTGGAAGGGACCTTGGCAAAGACTATCATCAATGAACCGAAGGAAGTCACCCTCACAAATGGTTTGTCTGCTCCACTTAATATGCAGgttcattatatttcattctcaGCTCATGCAGATTATGCTCAGACAAGTACATTCTTGAAAGAACTTATGCCTCCCAATATAATTCTAGTCCACGGCGAGGCTAATGAGATGGGAAGGCTCAAGCAGAAACTTACCTCCCTCTTTGCTGATGGGAATACTAAAATAATCACTCCCAAGAACTGCCAGTCAGTTGAAATGCACTTCAACTCTGAGAAAATGGTGAAAACTATTGGAAAGCTGGCTGAAAAGACCCCTGAAGTGGGAGACATTGTCAGTGGTTTACTTGTGAAGAAAGATTTCACTTACCAGATCATGGCACCTGATGATCTCCATGTCTTTTCTCAGCTATCCACTGCAAATATCACACAGAGAATAACGATCCCTTATTCAGGTGCTTTTGCTGTTATTCAACACAGGCTTAAGCAGATCTATGAAAGTGTAGAGTCATCAACAGATGAGGAATCTGGTGTACCAACTTTGCGGGTGCATGAGCGAGTGACGGTGAAACAGGAGTCTGAGAACCATCTCTCCGTTCATTGGACAGCAGATCCAATTAGTGACATGGTATCTGACTCTGTCATGGCATTGGTTCTGAATGCCAGCAGGGAGATGCCTAGAGTATTACTCGTGTCGGAAACTTCCATTAACGAGCAGGAAGATGCAAAGAAAGCTGAGAAAATAGTCTATGCACTTCTGCTTTCTCTGTTTGGTGACGTGAAATTTGGGGACGATGGTAAGCTGGTAATCAATGTTGATGGGAATGTGGCTCATCTGGACAAACAAACTGGTGACGTTGAATGTGAAAATGGAAGTCTCAAGGAGAGGGTTAGGACTGCATACCGGCGAATTAGAAGTGCTGTGAAGCCAATACCGCTTTCTGCATCTTAG